The genome window ggcggccgctctacttccggtcacttcgccgaatcggtgtatacATTCAATTAAACTGATTCTGAAAAATATACTATGTCTGTTATAAGAGATCAGTCATGTCCCCAAAgtaaatgtttgaaaacatgGCTATTGGTTTTTAATGTAGGTATTATGTTTTCCACATTTGGGAGAATTTTGAGTTTGTTGTTCAAATGATATCCATAGAAAGACAGATGTTCTGTTGTCTGCAGGGGCCGAGCAGATGTGGCCCCTGACGGGGTGTATGAAGAGGGTCGGGGGCTGATCCTGCTGGACGAGGTAGAGTGTCAGGGACCAGAGTCCACTTTACTGGCCTGCAGCCACTCTGAGTGGGGCCAACACGACTGCTCCCACAGTGAGGATGTGGGTGTCCGCTGTGAGAGGGGGGGTGGGACCAATGATATACCAGGCCTTTTGCCTATTGGTGagtacacacattcacagtagGCTGAATAACAGTGTATGAatatgtgtgaatgttagcttccctCAGCGGGGGGCCGCCCCTCCCTCTGGATGAATGTGTGTTGATGGGGGAATGATGActtgtgtaaagtaactaagtacatttactcaagtacaattttgagagacttttTGACTTGAGTATTTGAAATTGTTgctgctttgtacttctactccactacaattcagatgtgtggtgatgatggtgtacttttactccactacatgtattgaatccctttagttactttacagatctggatgaatgatggtaaatataatctcccttaaatcagactgtagttcacctgcagtaaatccagcagctaccctgcagtatacaaagccattcaaactagctgcacctttaccagctctgagaacactttaatgatcaatcattataaaacatatcagagatattattctgaaatggaccaatcagacaatgactacttttactgtcgctactttaagtacatttagaggagagtactttctactttcactggaggaacatttagaatactttcactgtgacagagtattcctacactctggtacttctactttactcaagtacaagacctgagtacttctactttactcaagtacaagacctgagtacttctactttactcaagtacaagacctgagtacttctacttttctcaagtacaagatctgagtacttctactttactcaagtacaagatctgagtacttctactttactcaagaacaagatctgagtacttctactttactcaagtacaagacctgagtacttctactttactcaagtacaagatctgagtacttctactttactcaagaacaagatctgagtacttctactttactcaagaacaagacctgagtacttctactttactcaagtacaagatctgagtacttctactttactcaagaacaatacctgagtacttctactttactcaagtacaagatctgagtacttctactttactcaagtacaagatctgagtacttctactttactcaagtacaagatctgagtacttctactttactcaagtacaagacctgagtacttctactttactcaagtacaagatctgagtacttctactttactcaagtacaagatctgagtacttctactttactcaagtacaagatctgagtacttctactttactcaagtacaagacctgagtacttctactttactcaagtacaagatctgagtacttctactttactcaagaacaagatctgagtacttctactttactcaagaacaagacctgagtacttctactttactcaagtacaagatctgagtacttctactttactcaagtacaagatctgagtacttctactttactcaagtacaagatctgagtacttctactttactcaagtacaagatctgagtacttctactttactcaagtacaggatctggGTTCCCCTCCCACCTCTGCTTGtatatgtaaagcactttgagaaGGCGTCAGGGCTGGAGGAAGCgatatataaatgcagtccatctGAGTGTATTAAACATGTAAAGGCCTCAGAAAAGCCTCAGGACATGCGTATCTATCCTCAACAACACATGTTTCCGTGGGATGTCTGTGTGCAGGCCCTCTGCTGCGGCTGGTGGCTGGAGAGAGCAGGAAGGAAGGCAGAGTGGAGATCTTCGTGAGCGGCCAGTGGGGGAGCGTCTGCGATGATGGCTGGAATGATGTCCATGCAGCTGTGGTTTGCAGACAGCTTGGATTCACGTGAGTTGAATTACACCCTCACTGACATTTTGCACAGGCAGCCCGTGCAGTTTGTAAAATGGAAACAGTTCATCCTCTTGGCTAGAGGACATGAATGCTATAAAATCAGAACTGTTCTCttcatttaaatgcagtttgttaAAGCTTAAAGCATCTTAACTGCTGGACTGATTGCCGTGAAATCTTCTAAAAACAATTGTGAACTTCAGAGGAGGATTCCTGAGGCCTGTACGACGAAGCAGGACTGGTGTTCAGTGAGGTAACTTCAGGGTTAACTCTGGGTTTTCAGTCCTACGACGCTGGTTCACTTCTTACCGGGGTAGATCTCCATGGTAACTTCTGCTGAACACCTTATGTTCCAGATAAGAGATTAACTCAGTGAAATCACCGCCTGCTGTCCAATCAGAGCTCAcagcctgctgaccaatcagagctcacagcctgctgaccaatcagagctcacagcctgctgaccaatcagagctcacagcctgctgaccaatcagagctcacagcctgctgaccaatcagggCTCTGTGTGTGGAGTTTAAAGCTATCCAGTCACATTaaaggataaaggaaatacagtttaaactgcCGTGTGCAGGAAAGATGGTCGGCAAAAATCACTGACTGTGCCGCAGTTCGCCCTCTGAGCCATAGTTTGAACACTCCTGGTGTAAAGGGAATACTGCCGTTAAAAGTTCCTTATTTGTTTACGTGTTTGCACACCAAATGTTATTGCACTTTTTCATAtagcagtacttttactttgggcATAACAATGCGATTAATTGGGGTTAAACATTTGAACTGTTGCCCAGCACTAGAGGTAAAACAGGAGAGAGTAGGATTGCTAAGGCTTTGCACGATCAGACAGTGGAAAGCAGACACAATGAAATGCATTCAGTGCCCCTGGAATGTGAGAAAGTAAtgtaataaatgcatttatatttaaaaagtgaaggTTATAGAGACGCTGTTTGTCTGTGTCCTGTCCTCCAGCGGCGTGGCTAAAGCTCGCTCCATGGCGTACTTTGGTGAGGGTCAGGGTCCCATCCACCTGGACAACGTCCGCTGCTCGGGCTCAGAGACGTCCTTAGGCCAGTGTGCCGCCGTGGGTCAGGACGGCCATGACTGTCGCCACAGCGAGGATGCCGGCGTCATCTGCGACTACACCCTGGACCCTCTGGGAGACGCAGCTGGGGCCCTGCAGACCTGTGGCCTGAGGCTCAATAAGCAGAGGCGGCGCCGCAGGATCATAGGGGGGGATAAGTCCCTGAggtcagtgcacacacacacacacacacacacacacacacacacacacacacacacacacacacacacacacacacacacacacacacacacacacacacacacacacaccctgcagcaggtacacacacacacacacacacacacacacacacacacacacacacacacacacacacacacacacacacacacacacacacaccctgcagcaggtacacacacacacacacacacacacacacacacacacacacacacacacacacacacacacacacacacaccctgcagcaggtacacacagagGATGTGAGAGGATTTGTGTTACTTTTAGATAAATATATATCCAGGATAATTACTGGTACATTTAAACGgttgttcaaatgtgtgtgttttaaataaacccATGGGGCTGTTCAAAAACTGACAGTTAATTATTGATACAATAAATGAAGTATACTTCATTAAATTCTTCTCACATAACTAGCCCAAAGCCCTCTGACTGACAGAAGCTCGGAGTTGCTTACAAAGATGCGCTTCCTCTCTCACCTCCATATTCCTCTTACCACCTCCTCCGTAAAGGCACCAGGCACAAGGCTTCAGTGATGGCACGGCTAAGATACTGCTACTATGTGCCAAAGAATTTGGTTTAATATCATTCACATATGATATAACACCAGGGGCAGAGCtaggttttcaagtttgggtggGCTTAGCCCAGAGGTGAGGTGGAGCTGTGCGCGTGCAAATGCTAGCACTGAAACATTTTCGGGGCCTCCGTCCCCAGAGGGTTTTGTGCTGCTTGTGTGGTCAATATAGTCTTCATGTTATCCATGTCCATGTTACCTGGCCTTAGTCACATTGACATGTCTTAGGAAtagggtggacttcacatcctctagggggtCCAGGGGCATGCTACACCAGGAagatttctttttacatttgaaagtgaattgcatgcatctggtgcactttgagagccGCATTAAGAAGCCAGATCTAATAGAACTGTGTAGTCTTGGTaagggagggggcacaactctcaacactatatgaaaaatatatcaatcaatcaGAGTATTAAAATACCATAACCAATGGCAATTAagagaaatattttcattttcagaactTTATTCTTCAAAAAGGAGTATGATGCGTGCATGCccttttttcaacatttaaatttgGGTgggctttaaaacattttaggtgGGCTTCAGCCCACATAAAATAGGCCTAGCTACGCCACTGTATAACACTAAGGCACACAATAAGCTTTCGATAAGGTGTATTAGACAcaggtttatttttttgctgtgttttatgtGAGTTCATGTCATTGATTTGAAAAAGAACATAGAAAAAGGGCACTTTACTGAGGGGAGGGCAAAAGGCCCTGCAGTCAGAGCTTGATGTCTcgtgtgtaaatgttttatacacCCATCATCCACACCATTACATCGAGTAGCGGCCAAATCAGCCGACCCGTCGAGGCCTGGACTCCACTcgacctctgaaggtgtgctgtggtgtCTGGCTCCAGGACGGTAGCAGCAGATGCTTTAAGTCCTGTAAGTTGCGAGGTGGGGCCCCCATGGATCGGACTTGTTTATACAGCATATCCCACAGATGCTTGatggattgagatctggggaattTGGAGGCCAAGTCAACACCTTGGACTCGTTGTCGTGTTCCTCAAACCATTGCTGAACCATCTCTGCATTTTGCCAGGGagcattatcctgctgaaagagGCCGCTGCCATTAGGGAACACCGTCTCCATTAGGGGGTGTACTGGGTCTGCAACAAGTTTAGGTAGGTGGTACATGTCAAAGTAGCATCCATATGAATGGTGGGACCCAAGGTCCTCCAGCAGAATATTATCGAGAGCATCACAGTGTGTCCTGGTGCCATGCCTTCCCCAGGTAAGCAACGCACCCCACCGTCCACATGATGTTAAAGAAAGCGTGATCCTTCAGACCAGGCCACCATCCTCCATTGCTCCAGTGTCCAGTTCTGATGCTCACATGCCCATTGTAGAAATTTGCCGCCAAATATGCCTCAATGAGCCTAGCCGCCCGTGACCCTGTCACCGGTTCACCGCTTTTCCTTCCTTGGACCACTTCTGGTAGGTACTGGCCTGCTGCAGACCGGGAACCCCCCACAAGAGCTGCAGTTTGGGAGATACTCTGTCTAGCCATCACAATTTGGCCCTTGTCAAAGTCGCTCACATCCTTACGCTTGCCCATTTTTTCTGCTTCCAACATCCACtttcctgccccccccctccacacacacacactgagtggTGCCATTCTAACAAGATAATCACTGTTCTTCACTTCCCCTGACAGGGGTCCTGATGTTATGGCTGATTGGTGTATACAGTAagatgtatgtgcatgtgtgtatgtatcacggtttgtatttctgtgtgtgtgtgtgtgtgtgtgtgtgtgtgtgtgtgtgtgtgtgtgtgtgtgtgtgtgtgtgtgtgtgtgtgtgtgtgtgtgtgtgtgtgtgtgtgtgtgtgtgcaggggggaGTGGCCCTGGCAGGTGTCAGTGTGGCTGCGCTCTCAGTCCAGAGGAGGCCACCCTCTGTGCGGGGCCTCTCTGATCGGCCCCTGCTGGGTGCTGACTGCCGCTCACTGCTTCAAGAGGTAGGACACAGCGCCCTCTGATGGACACCGATCAATGTGTCAGTTGGTAACATAATATTGACATGTTACAAAAAGATTATACATTTCTATGACACTTTGGTAATATGGTTttgaaacaatatatataaaattcAAATAATGTTTGTCAACTATGAATAATGACATCTCCAGAGGCCTCTGATGTGAAGCTGCTGGAAGTGTTTCTGATGCTATCACTGTTTCCTTTATCCTGGTACATTGAACGGTCTCCTCTGCATTGTAGTAACTTTGAAATGCTGATCATTTGCTCTGCTCCTTCAGATTTGGCAGAGACCCGACCCGCTACGTGGTGCGCCTTGGTGACTACCATACGGAGGAGCAGGATGACTTTGAACGCACCTTGTCACTCGAACGCATCGTTATCCACAGGAAGTACCACAGTCAGGGATGGGAGCACGACATCGCCCTGCTGCGGCTCAAAGGCACAGAGGGCAGCTGCGTGGCGTTCAACCCTCACACTGCAGCCGTGTGTCTGCCGGAGGCGGGCAGCCGGTGGGAGAAGAGACCTGCTGCCTGCGTGATCACCGGCTGGGGTACCACTGGTAACTTCCTGCTACACCATCTGTTCCTGTTTCATCCCAACGTGACCCTAACGTCTTTATTTCACTGTCAGAATCAGAAGCAAGCGTGATGTCATGTTGATGACAACCAAGGAATAAGTTAGAAAAGCATCACTGACACACGCAAACACGCTTTGCTCAAGATATCAGCATGTTGCTTTCAAATGAAACAGCAATGATTCACTTTGTTTTACAAAACGTGCATGCAGCCATCCCTTTCACCTCCCATACCATCGATGTCAGCAGTCTTTCCTTCCACAGCTTTATTCATGTCTTTGTAATCGAATACAGttcctcttttctttgtatCCTGATAACATGATCTCGTCACATGTAGTCCGTTACTCCCTAAGCCTGCTACTACCACTGTTCCTATATCTCTTTTGGGAATCGTCTGGTGATgctttattattagtattagtattaatattattgtattaCTGAGCGTTGTCCCCTGTGTCTTCCTGCTGTCAGACTCGGAGTACTCCCGCACTCTGCTGCAGGCCTGGGTCCCCCTCCTGCCGGCCCTGAAGTGTAAGAAGCGGTACGGTGAGCGCTTCACCAGCCGCATGCTGTGTGCCGGGAGCCTGTCGGAGCGCCACCGTGTGGACAGTTGCCAGGGTGACAGTGGGGGTCCGCTGGTTTgccagggggaggggggacgcTGGGTGCTGACAGGAGTCATCTCCTGGGGTCACGGCTGTGGTAACCCTTCCTTCCCGGGGGTGTACACACGTGTTAGCAGGTTTCTGCGATGGATTGACAAAGTCATCAACAAACCCTACAACATCTGATGGAGGACTCACTCTTACAGCTGGGGACTCACAcactgagcccccccccccccgcttcaCATGCAGCAGCAGTAACCTCACACTATGCACTGAGGCAGCCAGAGCACCTAGAACCCAACAAAGGATCCCTTCTGGGTCCAGATCAGTGACCACATTATCCCAACAGAAACACACGATGACCTTAAACAACACTAAGACCCTGCAGCACCAACACCTGGACCACTTTGTGTAAAAGCATCATTGATCCATTTATTGAGATTAAGCCCAGGTTCCACAACATCAAGAGGACTTGTCTTTACTGCACGGGCTGTGCACATCAGAAATGAATCAACATGCTCAGTGCGCTTCAAGGCGCTTTGTGTTGctatttgtgtttcattgtttaCTTGAATTAAATCCAGGAATACAATCTGAGAGAAAACATATTTACTATACATCCTGTTTAACTTTCTCATCCACACCAACGTCCTTTCCGTCAGCACAACCTCATGCCTGATCCCTTTGGAGTTGTACTGCAGGGCATGAACACAACCAGCAGAGCTGTTCCTCATACCCGAGGGAGAGTTCCTCTGTGGGGGGCAACCAGTCTGTGACTGGGAGAGATCATagtctattatttattttgagataGAAATGCGGCAAAATGTAgcactgtttattttgtgaacATACATTTAGCAACACAATACAGTAGTATGTGAACTTGTGCGAATGGGGGGTTAACAAAGTACAGATGAGGTCGTAGACTGCCTTTTGTCCCAAAGCATGGAGAGTGATCCACTGTTTAGACCACTTTGAGGAGGCGGTTTGAAAAAGTGAACTCAGTATTAAGACTGTTGTGATACCAAttgtaaaacaacagaaaagccCTGACATCATCTTTGATAATATCGTTATTAAGATGGTGCAGGGCATGTAGCAGGTCTGTGTGTTAGTCATGCTTCTGTGTCTCCCACACTTGGCTCTGCAGCTCATCTGTCTTCTCCCTTATCACTTCAAAAGGTGTGTAAATGTCAGTGCATCATATTCTCACAGTGTCAACAGTAGAAACATTTCCTATATCAGGCGACAGCCGGTGTCACACTTTGAGAAACAATGATTACCTCACAGCATGTGTTCAAAAGTTGCTTCATGtaatgatgttttgttttcGATTTGACAATCGGCAAATGACATTATGGCTGCACAATACAGATCATCATAGGGCCAGAGATCTGGAACTGATCCACACTGAACTAGCGGAAAAATCTTCCAGAAACCAACATGCATAAATACAGTGAAGGGAATAAGTATTTGACCCCCTGCTGATTTTGTGAGTTTGCCAACTAACAGTCCATactttttatggtaggtttagtttaacagtgagagacagaatattaaaaacaaaatccagaaatgtagattaaaaaaaagatataaataaatatgcatttaattgggggaaataagtatttgatccccttgcaaaacatgctttagttcttggtggagaaagccttgttggacagcacagaggtcagacgtttcttgtagttggtcaccaggtttgctcacatctcaggagggattttggtcctctcctctctgcagatcctctcaaaatccttaaggtttggaagCTGATGCTGGGCAGCTTgcagcttcagctccctccccagattttctatgggatggaggtccggagagTGActcctccatcaccttaatgggcttcttctttagccactccATAGTTGCCTTGGCcatatgttttgggtcattgtcctgctggaagacctatccatgtcccatttccagggtcctggctgagggaaggaggttatcagccaatattttatggTACATgtccccctccatcatcccctcgatgcggtgaatcgccctgtccccttagcagagaaactgcttgacgctggggatggtgttcttggggtcatagtcagcatttctcttcctccaaacacgacatgtggagttgatgcctaagatcttgatgttggtctcatctgaccacatcaccttctcataagccttctctgaatccttcagaggatcactggcagacttcagacggcctgtacatgtgccttcttgaacAGGGGGCCCTTGCGGCGCTGCAGGATTgtaatccattacggcgcagtgtgttaccaacagttttcttggtgactgtggtcccagctgccttcagatcctTAAagagtccctcctgtgtagttcttggctgacccctcacctttctcatgttcactgatgccccaagaggccagATCTGAGATGttggagccccagattgagggcgattgatggtcattttgtgcttcttccattttctaatcatcaaaccagttgtctccttctcaccaagctgcttgctggtggtcttgtcttctattccagtcttgtgccGGTCTACAATCTTGTTCCACCACGATCACAGACCTATCTCTGGtctggccctcggtggagaggttgtaatctgatttattgactgtggacaggtgtcttttatccaggtaaagagttgacatcaggagtactttcttaaagtgagaGGACTAACTGGatttaaccggtccgtgggagccataattcttgttggttgcaagaggatcaaatacttatttcccccaattaaacacaaatcaagttGTTCATTTGTTCTAATCTAccttcctggattttctttctgatattccgtctctcactgttaaaataaacctaccattaaaagtatagacttttcatttctttgtaagtgggcaaactaacaaaatctacaggggatcaaatacttatttatttcacaGTATATTGATACACAAATACACCCACGATTTGTTGATAGGTACAGAGGATGTATGGTATAGAGAAAATAATATAGACACAGGCCGACCTGCTGTGACAGTATCATTTGAATTGGTCTAGTCCGGTCAGAAGATGAATTACAGTGCACTAAAATGCATGACTTACAATCAAACAGGTTAAATGTGAACCATGTAAAAACTAAACCTGtgaaaaatgaatcaaatgctAGTTTAATTAACATTCCaatatgtttattataaactgATGTgataagggtgtgtgtgtgtgtgtgagtgtgtgtgtgtttgaggggaGGGTGCTGTCTTGGAAAGGGCCCACGTCAAGATGTGTACTGATATTGTGacatgcatttgtatttttatggaATACTGTACACCATGCATGTGTAAACTGAAGTGTATACATGGTGTACgtgttttgttcttttaagTTCTGTATTGGAAAAAGACATCAATGTTGACTTTATGAAGCTGAATTTATTATGTAGTAAATGTAACATGGTCACATTCTATGAGGCCTATTGTGAATAAGCATGCTGCTGGGGGTATTCTGTCCAGCATTTAACCTCACTAACAGACATAGGGGCTGTTCTCTGATCAAAATATAAGCCTCCTATTGTTTtgtcaattaaattaaatacatgtttcaaaACAATTAATAAAGTCTTAACACTCCCTCACAGACCTTCCGGCATGATCCCTGCTCTATAACAGTGTCAGTGTAAGTGATTCTGACAATTGTGTTTGTTCTGCCTCAACATGAAGCGGGGACGACACTCAGACCTCCCTGATGCTGCTTTCAAGTGAAACAGGGTGAGGAAGCGTTCAGTTTGTAAATACTGCAGATAGCAAAAGAACACAACAGAGGCCCAGTAAAATAATTCACTAAGGTCTTTAGTCATTTCTACCTTATAAGAACAACCGCGTTACATACATGCCACTTGtaagatgcttttatccaaagtatCTTACATACATtccatactgtggacaatccaCACACGTTTGGGGAGtagtgtcttgcccagggacacaacgacatgcagTGGGACTGATCCGAACATCAGCGCACTATCCAACTGAGCCACAGACCCCCATTACAACACAAAAGAGTTatttcttcttcatcatctaGTAAATTCATACTCCTCACAGAAACAGTTAATGGTCTCCAAACACTTTTAAACGTTGCACTATTCCCTTTAAGTAGTATTTACCTAAACGATACTTGAATACTTAGCTTGCTACTTAGTTTTTTCCCCTCCAAATCAGTCCAATTAGTCATATATCATACAGGAAACTAAGATCTGACATTGTTTGTTGCTTTGGGTTGAATcctaaaatataacattaagGAGATGTTCGATTTATAAAAAAGAatcttctcaaatatatatatatttttttgttgcaaaaggtctttatttttctgcttggCAAAACCcttacagctccggaaaaaaattaagagaccacttcagcattgtCAGTTTCTCTGGTATGACTATTTATGTCTTTGAGTAAcatgatttttatttgttttcttgtattctctaaaccactgacaacatttctcttcaacagacactggaatggctgccatacatgtaaataaaggtttaagaaacatgtggagtgatCTGCAGTTTTTTTGCAAACATCTAGAATGTTTTACAGGGGTGACCCTGAGGTGACATCTTACTTACTGAGCTTGAGCATTTTGCAGTCTATTTTTCTCCACTGGTATAACAGGAACTGTTGTTggatgaatcagaatcagaattcctttattagtcctGCAGAGGGGAAATTCACAGTGTTACAGCGAAAGTcacatagcaggtaaaaaaggCAAGCAATATTAAAGAGCAAGTGTAGaggaaaagcacacattagtaatagaataaaaataaatacaaataactacCCATTTATGGCCAAAGAATGAGTAGGAAAAGTGACACAACTTTAAGCTGTTGATATATTAtcaaattgtttgttttgcacatACAAGTTATTATTGTACAGTACAAGTGCAAAACACGTGTTTATACTGCACGATGTAGGTTTATTGCACAAGTCTAAACAGGCTTTAAGGAGGCTGTGGTGCAGTGGGTTAGTGGGCTGATCTGTGGATCAGGGAAG of Eleginops maclovinus isolate JMC-PN-2008 ecotype Puerto Natales chromosome 22, JC_Emac_rtc_rv5, whole genome shotgun sequence contains these proteins:
- the si:ch211-51a6.2 gene encoding neurotrypsin isoform X2, yielding MDRNTGPCRMDRNTGPGWLPVCALLALFVCEVTEGGHLNIVQRPAPLSCAHGFTELGYYNGSVSLTESGSPCLKWTDFPDYMRQYPGRGLGPHSFCRNPDREDQPWCFFRQSSGAIGWAHCDCHQGATRLVGGSSSNSGRVEVYLNGQWGAVCDTHWNDRDASVICRQLGLGGVAKAWTLAHFGQGAGPIFLDGVECSGNELSLEECPHNLWEQHNCDHIKDAGVSCNPHTDGAVRLVGADSPWEGRVEIYHHGEWGTVCDDSWTELNAQVVCRQLGFRGRADVAPDGVYEEGRGLILLDEVECQGPESTLLACSHSEWGQHDCSHSEDVGVRCERGGGTNDIPGLLPIGPLLRLVAGESRKEGRVEIFVSGQWGSVCDDGWNDVHAAVVCRQLGFTGVAKARSMAYFGEGQGPIHLDNVRCSGSETSLGQCAAVGQDGHDCRHSEDAGVICDYTLDPLGDAAGALQTCGLRLNKQRRRRRIIGGDKSLRGEWPWQVSVWLRSQSRGGHPLCGASLIGPCWVLTAAHCFKRFGRDPTRYVVRLGDYHTEEQDDFERTLSLERIVIHRKYHSQGWEHDIALLRLKGTEGSCVAFNPHTAAVCLPEAGSRWEKRPAACVITGWGTTDSEYSRTLLQAWVPLLPALKCKKRYGERFTSRMLCAGSLSERHRVDSCQGDSGGPLVCQGEGGRWVLTGVISWGHGCGNPSFPGVYTRVSRFLRWIDKVINKPYNI
- the si:ch211-51a6.2 gene encoding neurotrypsin isoform X1; its protein translation is MDRNTGPCRMDRNTGPGWLPVCALLALFVCEVTEGGHLNIVQRPAPLSCAHGFTELGYYNGSVSLTESGSPCLKWTDFPDYMRQYPGRGLGPHSFCRNPDREDQPWCFFRQSSGAIGWAHCDCHQGATRLVGGSSSNSGRVEVYLNGQWGAVCDTHWNDRDASVICRQLGLGEIGTALQHSYFGLGTVFHYERLGCRGNENSLLECRSRKFVTSDCNHGNEAGVVCAEPEGTGLPLRLVGGLEDFEGRVEVYRDGRWGTICDDRWDDIDAEVVCRQLGLGGVAKAWTLAHFGQGAGPIFLDGVECSGNELSLEECPHNLWEQHNCDHIKDAGVSCNPHTDGAVRLVGADSPWEGRVEIYHHGEWGTVCDDSWTELNAQVVCRQLGFRGRADVAPDGVYEEGRGLILLDEVECQGPESTLLACSHSEWGQHDCSHSEDVGVRCERGGGTNDIPGLLPIGPLLRLVAGESRKEGRVEIFVSGQWGSVCDDGWNDVHAAVVCRQLGFTGVAKARSMAYFGEGQGPIHLDNVRCSGSETSLGQCAAVGQDGHDCRHSEDAGVICDYTLDPLGDAAGALQTCGLRLNKQRRRRRIIGGDKSLRGEWPWQVSVWLRSQSRGGHPLCGASLIGPCWVLTAAHCFKRFGRDPTRYVVRLGDYHTEEQDDFERTLSLERIVIHRKYHSQGWEHDIALLRLKGTEGSCVAFNPHTAAVCLPEAGSRWEKRPAACVITGWGTTDSEYSRTLLQAWVPLLPALKCKKRYGERFTSRMLCAGSLSERHRVDSCQGDSGGPLVCQGEGGRWVLTGVISWGHGCGNPSFPGVYTRVSRFLRWIDKVINKPYNI